The following proteins come from a genomic window of Liolophura sinensis isolate JHLJ2023 chromosome 13, CUHK_Ljap_v2, whole genome shotgun sequence:
- the LOC135480189 gene encoding WD repeat-containing protein 47-like isoform X3 — protein sequence MPSTNVAITEADIVKLVSEFLQNRELNISMLSLERETGIINGFYSDDMLFLRQLILDGQWDDAIEFIQPLGSIETFNLKQFQYLIIKHKYLELLCIKADPGPMQSYEFTVEEVVKCLNSLEDVCPTKEEYSNLCLLLTLPRLSDHSEYQNWNPSNARMQCFRDVCSVVEAYLPIDRKNNFRSVAAKNDRLVQLLLKGLLYESCVEYCQSKATASEVKDPDLKLPSLLTDSGFSDADLSLLSWLQSIPQETFGCPFEQKSISIDIRPLMKPSLEASWSEQILVTPIKPKMFPHSAIPTARSRTSDMMTRSLNPQFDGLATGLWQGLRDSLSTSSDFSSLSRSVAPGQANQNLLKTTDPMQMSVDKLFASGSKIDTHSVINEERSPYGRNTSNPAANNPQHDPGIQTSPAASAVLKQEVMPHRSQSPNRSAVVESRTPPRSLGSPSHSARNSSTELYKEYQRQRQKIQEQLEIQEKQREKFQRELMELEQKQSQVTPPDEDNCLGEGQGGPYSANLSRQQQGYAHGLNASTPNSKGGDSDSRICTPAPDSSPVMPSDGDIVNQAIISPVRDSPHPVTDKPLNSSETNGHLPCQSPIEAPPSCTQDQPFYNDNNNVADGNKDKVESDKTCKVLVSPDCRTDGDENVKAVGRKNSAPDKTVVKPESAKKSVVGKVDSNKRPSSSKSDSKAVESAHSRPKSPAKDAKQDANMNMNDAVRGSQPRGRAGNRPHYIPVSYMEDQQAVRTVTFHPQGHLYAVGSNSKVLRVCSFPNIADLRQDQPVQEANVVFKRTKHHKGSIYCVAWNPLGDLIATGSNDKTIKLTRFSTDSCNAVGPDTELTFHDGTVRDLVFMQDASNQSSLLISGGAGDCKIYVTDCQTGTSFRTLSGHSGHIYSLHTWGGCMFVSGSQDKTARFWDLRAPAAITVVPSPGPPPGSAFASVCVDPSGRLLASGLENSCVMLYDIRGARSVQTFKPHTGEVRSARFSMNAFYLLTGSYDHKVVLTDLHGDLLRPLPSVVVAEHKDKVIQCRWHPSQLAFVTTSADRSVTCWGLPVV from the exons ATGCCTTCCACAAACGTTGCAATAACGGAGGCTGACATCGTCAAGCTGGTGTCCGAATTTTTACAAAACCGGGAACTGAACATCTCAATGCTTTCACTGGAAAGGGAGACAGGCATTATCAATGGGTTCTATTCCGATGACATGTTGTTTCTGCGGCAACTTATTTTAGATGGCCAATGGGATGATGCCATTGAATTTATTCAGCCTCTCGGCAGCATAgaaacatttaacttgaaacAATTTCAATACCTTATAATCAAGCACAAGTACCTGGAGCTTCTCTGCATCAAAGCAGATCCAGGCCCAATGCAGAGTTATGAATTTACAGTTGAAGAGGTGGTGAAATGCTTGAACAGTTTGGAGGATGTATGTCCTACAAAGGAAGAATACAGCAATCTGTGCCTGCTGCTGACACTTCCTCGACTTTCTGATCATTCTGAGTACCAAAACTGGAACCCAAGCAATGCTAGGATGCAGTGTTTTCGAGATGTCTGTTCTGTCGTCGAAGCATACCTCCCAATAGATCGCAAAAATAACTTCCGTTCTGTTGCAGCTAAGAATGATCGCTTGGTTCAACTATTGCTCAAAGGTTTGCTGTACGAATCATGTGTGGAGTATTGTCAGTCAAAAGCCACAGCAAGTGAAGTGAAAGACCCAGATTTGAAACTACCCTCGCTGCTCACTGATAGTGGCTTCAGTGATGCAGACCTCAGCCTGTTGTCATGGTTGCAGAGCATACCGCAAGAAACCTTCGGGTGTCCGTTTGAACAGAAGTCCATTAGCATAGACATTCGACCCCTCATGAAACCTTCGTTAGAAGCTTCTTGGTCGGAACAAATACTTGTCACTCCCATCAAACCCAAAATGTTCCCACACTCCGCAATACCAACCGCGCGGTCCCGAACTAGTGACATGATGACACGATCCCTTAACCCGCAGTTTGATGGACTGGCAACAGGACTATGGCAAGGATTACGAGACAGTTTGTCAACCTCTTCTGACTTCAGCTCTTTGTCTAGGTCAGTTGCCCCTGGTCAGGCAAACCAGAATCTCCTTAAAACGACAGATCCCATGCAAATGTCGGTGGATAAATTATTTGCGTCTGGCAGTAAGATTGATACCCATAGTGTAATTAACGAAGAACGCTCACCATATGGCCGAAATACAAGCAACCCGGCTGCAAACAATCCCCAACACGACCCAGGAATTCAGACGTCACCTGCGGCATCTGCTGTCCTTAAACAGGAGGTCATGCCTCACCGGTCACAGTCACCTAATCGCAGTGCAGTTGTGGAGAGCAGAACCCCGCCTCGCTCCCTTGGATCACCATCGCATAGTGCACGGAACTCCAGCACTGAACTTTACAAGGAATACCAACGGCAACGGCAGAAAATCCAAGAACAACTGGAGATCCAGGAGAAGCAGCGAGAAAAGTTCCAGCGAGAGCTGATGGAGCTGGAGCAGAAACAGAGCCAAGTTACTCCCCCTGATGAAGATAACTGCCTTGGGGAAGGACAAGGTGGTCCGTATTCAGCCAACCTCTCCCGACAACAGCAGGGATACGCCCATG GTTTGAACGCAAGTACACCTAATTCCAAGGGAGGTGATTCTGACAGCCGTATATGTACGCCAGCCCCGGACAGTTCTCCAGTCATGCCTTCTGATGGGGACATTGTCAATCAAGCAATTATTAGCCCGGTCAGAGAttcacctcatccagtcacagaTAAGCCACTGAATAGCTCTGAAACCAATGGTCATCTTCCCTGTCAATCACCCATTGAAGCACCACCCTCATGCACTCAGGATCAGCCCTTTTATAATGACAACAACAATGTTGCTGATGGCAACAAGGACAAAGTGGAAAGTGACAAGACTTGTAAGGTTCTTGTTAGCCCAGATTGCAGGACAGACGGAGATGAGAATGTTAAGGCTGTTGGTCGCAAGAACAGTGCTCCTGATAAGACTGTCGTGAAGCCTGAGAGTGCAAAGAAATCCGTTGTAGGAAAAGTTGACAGCAACAAACGTCCATCAAGCAGCAAATCTGACAGCAAGGCAGTTGAAAGTGCTCATAGCCGACCAAAATCTCCAGCCAAAG ATGCAAAACAAGATGCCAACATGAATATGAATGATGCTGTCAGAGGATCACAGCCAAGG GGTCGGGCTGGTAATCGTCCACATTACATACCTGTGTCGTACATGGAGGACCAGCAGGCTGTGCGGACTGTGACCTTTCACCCTCAAGGTCACCTCTATGCTGTCGGGTCAAACTCGAAAGTCTTACGTGTCTGCAGCTTCCCTAATATTGCTGACTTAAG GCAGGACCAGCCTGTTCAGGAGGCCAATGTTGTGTTTAAGCGCACCAAGCATCACAAGGGGTCTATATACTGTGTGGCGTGGAACCCCTTGGGGGACCTCATTGCTACGGGGTCGAACGACAAGACCATCAAGCTGACACGCTTCAGTACTGACTCCTGTAATGCTGTCG GCCCTGACACAGAGCTCACATTTCACGACGGTACGGTACGAGACCTGGTGTTTATGCAGGATGCCAGCAACCAATCTTCTCTGCTCATTAGTGGTGGGGCAGGGGACTGTAAGATCTACGTCACGGACTGCCAGACGGGGACATCCTTCCGCACACTCTCCGGACATTCAG GGCACATCTACTCGTTACACACCTGGGGAGGTTGTATGTTTGTTAGCGGCTCCCAGGATAAGACAGCTAGGTTCTGGGACCTGAGAGCACCTGCTGCCATCACAGTGGTGCCCAGCCCAGGACCACCTCCAG GATCAGCATTTGCCTCGGTCTGCGTGGATCCGTCTGGTCGATTGCTGGCTTCAGGTTTAGAGAACTCTTGCGTGATGCTGTATGACATCCGCGGGGCGAGATCCGTGCAGACGTTCAAACCTCACACAGGGGAAGTGCGTTCCGCACGCTTCTCCATGAATGCATTCTATCTGCTCACTGGGTCGTATGACCACAAGGTCGTTCTGACTGACCTTCATG GAGATTTGCTGCGTCCATTGCcgagcgttgttgttgcagaacACAAGGATAAGGTCATCCAGTGTCGCTGGCATCCTTCCCAGTTGGCTTTTGTGACGACCAGTGCTGACAGGTCTGTGACCTGCTGGGGGCTGCCTGTGgtgtga
- the LOC135480189 gene encoding WD repeat-containing protein 47-like isoform X4 translates to MPSTNVAITEADIVKLVSEFLQNRELNISMLSLERETGIINGFYSDDMLFLRQLILDGQWDDAIEFIQPLGSIETFNLKQFQYLIIKHKYLELLCIKADPGPMQSYEFTVEEVVKCLNSLEDVCPTKEEYSNLCLLLTLPRLSDHSEYQNWNPSNARMQCFRDVCSVVEAYLPIDRKNNFRSVAAKNDRLVQLLLKGLLYESCVEYCQSKATASEVKDPDLKLPSLLTDSGFSDADLSLLSWLQSIPQETFGCPFEQKSISIDIRPLMKPSLEASWSEQILVTPIKPKMFPHSAIPTARSRTSDMMTRSLNPQFDGLATGLWQGLRDSLSTSSDFSSLSRSVAPGQANQNLLKTTDPMQMSVDKLFASGSKIDTHSVINEERSPYGRNTSNPAANNPQHDPGIQTSPAASAVLKQEVMPHRSQSPNRSAVVESRTPPRSLGSPSHSARNSSTELYKEYQRQRQKIQEQLEIQEKQREKFQRELMELEQKQSQVTPPDEDNCLGEGQGGPYSANLSRQQQGYAHDAKQDANMNMNDAVRGSQPRGRAGNRPHYIPVSYMEDQQAVRTVTFHPQGHLYAVGSNSKVLRVCSFPNIADLRQDQPVQEANVVFKRTKHHKGSIYCVAWNPLGDLIATGSNDKTIKLTRFSTDSCNAVGPDTELTFHDGTVRDLVFMQDASNQSSLLISGGAGDCKIYVTDCQTGTSFRTLSGHSGHIYSLHTWGGCMFVSGSQDKTARFWDLRAPAAITVVPSPGPPPGSAFASVCVDPSGRLLASGLENSCVMLYDIRGARSVQTFKPHTGEVRSARFSMNAFYLLTGSYDHKVVLTDLHGDLLRPLPSVVVAEHKDKVIQCRWHPSQLAFVTTSADRSVTCWGLPVV, encoded by the exons ATGCCTTCCACAAACGTTGCAATAACGGAGGCTGACATCGTCAAGCTGGTGTCCGAATTTTTACAAAACCGGGAACTGAACATCTCAATGCTTTCACTGGAAAGGGAGACAGGCATTATCAATGGGTTCTATTCCGATGACATGTTGTTTCTGCGGCAACTTATTTTAGATGGCCAATGGGATGATGCCATTGAATTTATTCAGCCTCTCGGCAGCATAgaaacatttaacttgaaacAATTTCAATACCTTATAATCAAGCACAAGTACCTGGAGCTTCTCTGCATCAAAGCAGATCCAGGCCCAATGCAGAGTTATGAATTTACAGTTGAAGAGGTGGTGAAATGCTTGAACAGTTTGGAGGATGTATGTCCTACAAAGGAAGAATACAGCAATCTGTGCCTGCTGCTGACACTTCCTCGACTTTCTGATCATTCTGAGTACCAAAACTGGAACCCAAGCAATGCTAGGATGCAGTGTTTTCGAGATGTCTGTTCTGTCGTCGAAGCATACCTCCCAATAGATCGCAAAAATAACTTCCGTTCTGTTGCAGCTAAGAATGATCGCTTGGTTCAACTATTGCTCAAAGGTTTGCTGTACGAATCATGTGTGGAGTATTGTCAGTCAAAAGCCACAGCAAGTGAAGTGAAAGACCCAGATTTGAAACTACCCTCGCTGCTCACTGATAGTGGCTTCAGTGATGCAGACCTCAGCCTGTTGTCATGGTTGCAGAGCATACCGCAAGAAACCTTCGGGTGTCCGTTTGAACAGAAGTCCATTAGCATAGACATTCGACCCCTCATGAAACCTTCGTTAGAAGCTTCTTGGTCGGAACAAATACTTGTCACTCCCATCAAACCCAAAATGTTCCCACACTCCGCAATACCAACCGCGCGGTCCCGAACTAGTGACATGATGACACGATCCCTTAACCCGCAGTTTGATGGACTGGCAACAGGACTATGGCAAGGATTACGAGACAGTTTGTCAACCTCTTCTGACTTCAGCTCTTTGTCTAGGTCAGTTGCCCCTGGTCAGGCAAACCAGAATCTCCTTAAAACGACAGATCCCATGCAAATGTCGGTGGATAAATTATTTGCGTCTGGCAGTAAGATTGATACCCATAGTGTAATTAACGAAGAACGCTCACCATATGGCCGAAATACAAGCAACCCGGCTGCAAACAATCCCCAACACGACCCAGGAATTCAGACGTCACCTGCGGCATCTGCTGTCCTTAAACAGGAGGTCATGCCTCACCGGTCACAGTCACCTAATCGCAGTGCAGTTGTGGAGAGCAGAACCCCGCCTCGCTCCCTTGGATCACCATCGCATAGTGCACGGAACTCCAGCACTGAACTTTACAAGGAATACCAACGGCAACGGCAGAAAATCCAAGAACAACTGGAGATCCAGGAGAAGCAGCGAGAAAAGTTCCAGCGAGAGCTGATGGAGCTGGAGCAGAAACAGAGCCAAGTTACTCCCCCTGATGAAGATAACTGCCTTGGGGAAGGACAAGGTGGTCCGTATTCAGCCAACCTCTCCCGACAACAGCAGGGATACGCCCATG ATGCAAAACAAGATGCCAACATGAATATGAATGATGCTGTCAGAGGATCACAGCCAAGG GGTCGGGCTGGTAATCGTCCACATTACATACCTGTGTCGTACATGGAGGACCAGCAGGCTGTGCGGACTGTGACCTTTCACCCTCAAGGTCACCTCTATGCTGTCGGGTCAAACTCGAAAGTCTTACGTGTCTGCAGCTTCCCTAATATTGCTGACTTAAG GCAGGACCAGCCTGTTCAGGAGGCCAATGTTGTGTTTAAGCGCACCAAGCATCACAAGGGGTCTATATACTGTGTGGCGTGGAACCCCTTGGGGGACCTCATTGCTACGGGGTCGAACGACAAGACCATCAAGCTGACACGCTTCAGTACTGACTCCTGTAATGCTGTCG GCCCTGACACAGAGCTCACATTTCACGACGGTACGGTACGAGACCTGGTGTTTATGCAGGATGCCAGCAACCAATCTTCTCTGCTCATTAGTGGTGGGGCAGGGGACTGTAAGATCTACGTCACGGACTGCCAGACGGGGACATCCTTCCGCACACTCTCCGGACATTCAG GGCACATCTACTCGTTACACACCTGGGGAGGTTGTATGTTTGTTAGCGGCTCCCAGGATAAGACAGCTAGGTTCTGGGACCTGAGAGCACCTGCTGCCATCACAGTGGTGCCCAGCCCAGGACCACCTCCAG GATCAGCATTTGCCTCGGTCTGCGTGGATCCGTCTGGTCGATTGCTGGCTTCAGGTTTAGAGAACTCTTGCGTGATGCTGTATGACATCCGCGGGGCGAGATCCGTGCAGACGTTCAAACCTCACACAGGGGAAGTGCGTTCCGCACGCTTCTCCATGAATGCATTCTATCTGCTCACTGGGTCGTATGACCACAAGGTCGTTCTGACTGACCTTCATG GAGATTTGCTGCGTCCATTGCcgagcgttgttgttgcagaacACAAGGATAAGGTCATCCAGTGTCGCTGGCATCCTTCCCAGTTGGCTTTTGTGACGACCAGTGCTGACAGGTCTGTGACCTGCTGGGGGCTGCCTGTGgtgtga
- the LOC135480189 gene encoding WD repeat-containing protein 47-like isoform X2 — protein sequence MPSTNVAITEADIVKLVSEFLQNRELNISMLSLERETGIINGFYSDDMLFLRQLILDGQWDDAIEFIQPLGSIETFNLKQFQYLIIKHKYLELLCIKADPGPMQSYEFTVEEVVKCLNSLEDVCPTKEEYSNLCLLLTLPRLSDHSEYQNWNPSNARMQCFRDVCSVVEAYLPIDRKNNFRSVAAKNDRLVQLLLKGLLYESCVEYCQSKATASEVKDPDLKLPSLLTDSGFSDADLSLLSWLQSIPQETFGCPFEQKSISIDIRPLMKPSLEASWSEQILVTPIKPKMFPHSAIPTARSRTSDMMTRSLNPQFDGLATGLWQGLRDSLSTSSDFSSLSRSVAPGQANQNLLKTTDPMQMSVDKLFASGSKIDTHSVINEERSPYGRNTSNPAANNPQHDPGIQTSPAASAVLKQEVMPHRSQSPNRSAVVESRTPPRSLGSPSHSARNSSTELYKEYQRQRQKIQEQLEIQEKQREKFQRELMELEQKQSQVTPPDEDNCLGEGQGGPYSANLSRQQQGYAHGLNASTPNSKGGDSDSRICTPAPDSSPVMPSDGDIVNQAIISPVRDSPHPVTDKPLNSSETNGHLPCQSPIEAPPSCTQDQPFYNDNNNVADGNKDKVESDKTCKVLVSPDCRTDGDENVKAVGRKNSAPDKTVVKPESAKKSVVGKVDSNKRPSSSKSDSKAVESAHSRPKSPAKAKQPQGAVKKNVPSAVKGSTSSKTDSGPAKKKDAKQDANMNMNDAVRGSQPRGRAGNRPHYIPVSYMEDQQAVRTVTFHPQGHLYAVGSNSKVLRVCSFPNIADLRQDQPVQEANVVFKRTKHHKGSIYCVAWNPLGDLIATGSNDKTIKLTRFSTDSCNAVGPDTELTFHDGTVRDLVFMQDASNQSSLLISGGAGDCKIYVTDCQTGTSFRTLSGHSGHIYSLHTWGGCMFVSGSQDKTARFWDLRAPAAITVVPSPGPPPGSAFASVCVDPSGRLLASGLENSCVMLYDIRGARSVQTFKPHTGEVRSARFSMNAFYLLTGSYDHKVVLTDLHGDLLRPLPSVVVAEHKDKVIQCRWHPSQLAFVTTSADRSVTCWGLPVV from the exons ATGCCTTCCACAAACGTTGCAATAACGGAGGCTGACATCGTCAAGCTGGTGTCCGAATTTTTACAAAACCGGGAACTGAACATCTCAATGCTTTCACTGGAAAGGGAGACAGGCATTATCAATGGGTTCTATTCCGATGACATGTTGTTTCTGCGGCAACTTATTTTAGATGGCCAATGGGATGATGCCATTGAATTTATTCAGCCTCTCGGCAGCATAgaaacatttaacttgaaacAATTTCAATACCTTATAATCAAGCACAAGTACCTGGAGCTTCTCTGCATCAAAGCAGATCCAGGCCCAATGCAGAGTTATGAATTTACAGTTGAAGAGGTGGTGAAATGCTTGAACAGTTTGGAGGATGTATGTCCTACAAAGGAAGAATACAGCAATCTGTGCCTGCTGCTGACACTTCCTCGACTTTCTGATCATTCTGAGTACCAAAACTGGAACCCAAGCAATGCTAGGATGCAGTGTTTTCGAGATGTCTGTTCTGTCGTCGAAGCATACCTCCCAATAGATCGCAAAAATAACTTCCGTTCTGTTGCAGCTAAGAATGATCGCTTGGTTCAACTATTGCTCAAAGGTTTGCTGTACGAATCATGTGTGGAGTATTGTCAGTCAAAAGCCACAGCAAGTGAAGTGAAAGACCCAGATTTGAAACTACCCTCGCTGCTCACTGATAGTGGCTTCAGTGATGCAGACCTCAGCCTGTTGTCATGGTTGCAGAGCATACCGCAAGAAACCTTCGGGTGTCCGTTTGAACAGAAGTCCATTAGCATAGACATTCGACCCCTCATGAAACCTTCGTTAGAAGCTTCTTGGTCGGAACAAATACTTGTCACTCCCATCAAACCCAAAATGTTCCCACACTCCGCAATACCAACCGCGCGGTCCCGAACTAGTGACATGATGACACGATCCCTTAACCCGCAGTTTGATGGACTGGCAACAGGACTATGGCAAGGATTACGAGACAGTTTGTCAACCTCTTCTGACTTCAGCTCTTTGTCTAGGTCAGTTGCCCCTGGTCAGGCAAACCAGAATCTCCTTAAAACGACAGATCCCATGCAAATGTCGGTGGATAAATTATTTGCGTCTGGCAGTAAGATTGATACCCATAGTGTAATTAACGAAGAACGCTCACCATATGGCCGAAATACAAGCAACCCGGCTGCAAACAATCCCCAACACGACCCAGGAATTCAGACGTCACCTGCGGCATCTGCTGTCCTTAAACAGGAGGTCATGCCTCACCGGTCACAGTCACCTAATCGCAGTGCAGTTGTGGAGAGCAGAACCCCGCCTCGCTCCCTTGGATCACCATCGCATAGTGCACGGAACTCCAGCACTGAACTTTACAAGGAATACCAACGGCAACGGCAGAAAATCCAAGAACAACTGGAGATCCAGGAGAAGCAGCGAGAAAAGTTCCAGCGAGAGCTGATGGAGCTGGAGCAGAAACAGAGCCAAGTTACTCCCCCTGATGAAGATAACTGCCTTGGGGAAGGACAAGGTGGTCCGTATTCAGCCAACCTCTCCCGACAACAGCAGGGATACGCCCATG GTTTGAACGCAAGTACACCTAATTCCAAGGGAGGTGATTCTGACAGCCGTATATGTACGCCAGCCCCGGACAGTTCTCCAGTCATGCCTTCTGATGGGGACATTGTCAATCAAGCAATTATTAGCCCGGTCAGAGAttcacctcatccagtcacagaTAAGCCACTGAATAGCTCTGAAACCAATGGTCATCTTCCCTGTCAATCACCCATTGAAGCACCACCCTCATGCACTCAGGATCAGCCCTTTTATAATGACAACAACAATGTTGCTGATGGCAACAAGGACAAAGTGGAAAGTGACAAGACTTGTAAGGTTCTTGTTAGCCCAGATTGCAGGACAGACGGAGATGAGAATGTTAAGGCTGTTGGTCGCAAGAACAGTGCTCCTGATAAGACTGTCGTGAAGCCTGAGAGTGCAAAGAAATCCGTTGTAGGAAAAGTTGACAGCAACAAACGTCCATCAAGCAGCAAATCTGACAGCAAGGCAGTTGAAAGTGCTCATAGCCGACCAAAATCTCCAGCCAAAG CAAAACAACCGCAAGGGGCTGTTAAAAAGAATGTACCAAGTGCTGTTAAGGGGTCGACAAGTTCAAAGACGGACAGTGgaccagcaaaaaaaaaag ATGCAAAACAAGATGCCAACATGAATATGAATGATGCTGTCAGAGGATCACAGCCAAGG GGTCGGGCTGGTAATCGTCCACATTACATACCTGTGTCGTACATGGAGGACCAGCAGGCTGTGCGGACTGTGACCTTTCACCCTCAAGGTCACCTCTATGCTGTCGGGTCAAACTCGAAAGTCTTACGTGTCTGCAGCTTCCCTAATATTGCTGACTTAAG GCAGGACCAGCCTGTTCAGGAGGCCAATGTTGTGTTTAAGCGCACCAAGCATCACAAGGGGTCTATATACTGTGTGGCGTGGAACCCCTTGGGGGACCTCATTGCTACGGGGTCGAACGACAAGACCATCAAGCTGACACGCTTCAGTACTGACTCCTGTAATGCTGTCG GCCCTGACACAGAGCTCACATTTCACGACGGTACGGTACGAGACCTGGTGTTTATGCAGGATGCCAGCAACCAATCTTCTCTGCTCATTAGTGGTGGGGCAGGGGACTGTAAGATCTACGTCACGGACTGCCAGACGGGGACATCCTTCCGCACACTCTCCGGACATTCAG GGCACATCTACTCGTTACACACCTGGGGAGGTTGTATGTTTGTTAGCGGCTCCCAGGATAAGACAGCTAGGTTCTGGGACCTGAGAGCACCTGCTGCCATCACAGTGGTGCCCAGCCCAGGACCACCTCCAG GATCAGCATTTGCCTCGGTCTGCGTGGATCCGTCTGGTCGATTGCTGGCTTCAGGTTTAGAGAACTCTTGCGTGATGCTGTATGACATCCGCGGGGCGAGATCCGTGCAGACGTTCAAACCTCACACAGGGGAAGTGCGTTCCGCACGCTTCTCCATGAATGCATTCTATCTGCTCACTGGGTCGTATGACCACAAGGTCGTTCTGACTGACCTTCATG GAGATTTGCTGCGTCCATTGCcgagcgttgttgttgcagaacACAAGGATAAGGTCATCCAGTGTCGCTGGCATCCTTCCCAGTTGGCTTTTGTGACGACCAGTGCTGACAGGTCTGTGACCTGCTGGGGGCTGCCTGTGgtgtga